The Planctomycetaceae bacterium genome includes the window GATCGATGCCGGACAGTGTTCCAGGGTGTTGATCGTCTGTGCAGAAATGGCCACACTCAGTCGTGATATTCGTCATCAGGAATCTGCAGCGTTGTTTGGCGATGGTGCTGCAGCCGTCATGGTCGAACCGAGTGAGCGGAAATCGGGGCCGGTTTACTATTGCCAGAAGACCTGGCCGGTTCATGCGGAACTCGCTCAGATTCGTGGAGGTGGATTGCTTCGACATCCCGAATTCGCGGAAACGACACCGGAAGATCACCTCTTCCAGATGGACGGCGACAATCTGCTTCGGGCGACCCTGCCCAGACTCAAGCCGTTTCTGGACGATTTTTTTCGTGACGCCAGCATGACGCCTGAGTCTGTGGACTGGCTCATTCCCCATCAAACTTCGGCCGCAGGTATGAAGGTCCTGCCACGGCTGGGGATTCCGGAAGACCGTACGATTGATATCTTCGCTCGATATGGAAACTGCGTATCCGCATCCTTACCGATGGCCCTGGCCGTGGCCGTTCAAGGCAACAAAATTCAATCCGGTGATCTTGTTTTGTTTCTGGGGAGCGCGGCTGGCCTTTCGCTGGGCGCCATGCTCTGGACGTGGTGATCAACCATGCAGGAAGAATTAGAATTGCAGGAAACCCGACGAACCGCCGTGCAGCCGACCCACACGAATACTGATTTGATCGAAATGGCCAAACGTTCGCTGGGGTCCGGCCGACGAATTCTGATCACAGGTGGCACCGGCTTTGTGGGTTCGGCACTGGCACAGGTGCTTTGTGACGCCGGAAATGATGTGACCATAACAGGACGCAGCCGTTTCCGTGTTCGCAGTGACGGTCGATTTGTCGCAGCCAACATTTCTAATTCGGAAGAGGTCGATGAACTGTGCCGCGATCAGGAAATCATTTTCCATTGTGCGGCAATGACATCACCATGGGGATCGCTTCACCAGCACCGCTCTGTGAATCTGGATGGCACAGAAAATGTCGTTCGAGCCTGCGTGAAACATCAGGTGCAGCGATTGGTTCACGTCTCTTCAACGGCCATCTACTTTCAGTTTCGTGACAGTGATATTACCGATGAAAGCCCGCTGCCATCACGATTCAGTTGTGCGTATGCTCAATCGAAAGCTGAAGCAGAACGTGTTGTTGAGGCCGCCATTCAAAACGGGCTGAATGCTTACATCGTTCGAGCTCGCGCTGTGTTTGGACCGGGAGACAATGCACTATTACCGCGTTTGATCCTGGCGGCTCAGCAGGGTCGGCTTCGGCAGATTGGTAACAATCTGTGCGATCTGACGTACATTGATAACCTTCTGGCCGGCCTGATTCTGGCGGCTGATGTGAGACGCACCGTTGGTTGTTGCACCATTACAAACAATTCGCCCGTCCGGCTGTGGCCGCTGCTGCACGAGGTGCTTGCAAAGACAACGGAAGGTTATGATCCGAGTCGCCAGATTCCCCGATGGCTGGCGATGTTGTTTGCGCGTGGCATGGAGTGGAAACATCGTCTGCTGAAACTTCGTGGAGAACCAGGTATCACGCGGTATTCCGTTGGCCTGCTTGCTCACCAGCAAACATTTACATCCGCTGCAGCAGGAAGAGACCTCGACTATCAACCGATTGTATCCGTGGAAGACGGCATTCAGCGCACCCTGACATCCATGAAGCAGAGGCCTCTGCTTTCCGGTACCCATTCGCCGCAGGTCACGGTTCGATTCTATTCGACCGGCTACATCGAATTCGGTCGACATCGCGCGGATCGTTCAGGCTCAAAGGAACGCACTCGTTTTCACGCAACCATTGCATTGATTACGCATCCCCGGTTTGGTTCGATTTTGTTCGATGCTGGATACAGTCCTGATTTCTTTGCTGCAACGCAGCGCTGGCCGTATCGCCTTTATCGCTGGGCAACCAAAGTCCACACGGACGAACACTGGACACCGAAAGCCTGGCTGCGTCGAGAAGGAATTGCCCCGGAAGATTTGCGGCTGATTCTGGTTTCGCATTTTCACGGCGATCACATCTGTGGTCTGAACGCGTTTCCGAATGCAGAATTCATTACACTCGCCAAAACCTGGGAGATGGCGCGTCACCGAAGTGGGTTCGATGCGGTTCGGCGGGGCATTCTTCCCGACTTAATTCCACGGGATTTCGGAAACCGAGTTCACACGATCCATGAACTCCATGACCCGGGTCTCGGTGATGGTCAGCTGAGAACGTGCCACGACTTGTTTCGAGATGGCAGTATCAGGTTGTTTAACCTGGATGGACACGCGCATGGTCAAATGGGAGTGCTGCTCAATACCGAAGGAGCAAAGCAGGTGTTTCTGGTCGCCGATTCCTTCTGGACTCGCACAGAAATTCAACGCCGACTCAAACCGACACGCGACTTTCGAATGATTGCTGATCACTATCGGGCTGCTTTACGAACCCGGGAGTCGATTTGCGATCTCGCGCAGCAGGTCCCGTCAATCCAGTTCGTGTGCACGCACTGCCCGGACTTTGCCAGAGAACAGCAGTTCGACGAAGTGCTTTTGAGTGTACGGGAACGGCCGCCTCTGATGATGCAGATCAACACCATGGAAGAATGAAGTCTTGCAGCGACTGTATTTGACGCAGTCTCTGGAGATTCCGATGGACATCAAGGACGTCGTTCAGGATGAGAAAACGACGTGCCGCTGAGAATCCCATTTCCCATTCGGATCACTTCAGTATGGTCAAATTCCTGCGATTGGTGCCCCACTGGGAACGCAGCATGAAATGTCCTATAACCATGTCTGAATTGGGATGGTTCCTGCCTGAAACTTTTCAGTGGCTGGATCGGCCGGATACCAGTTCGGTGGTGGTGTTCTGACGGTATTCGAAGCCGTTCCGCGAGATTGGCCGTTCCACGAGATTGAAGGAGTGCGTGTTTCTGATGAGTCAGACGTTTGTTGCAGGAGTTCCGCGCGAGGCGGATCCGGAAGAACGCCGTGTCGCCCTTGTTCCCCAGTCTCTGCCTGCTCTGAAAAAGCTGAATGTGGACGTGATTCTGCAGGCGGGAGCGGGTGAGGCAGCCGGGTTTCCTGATGCGTTGTACCGCGAGAAGGGCGCGACCATTGTCGATGATCGTGATGCTGTCTATTCTCAGGCTGGCATCATCCTTCAGGTGCGAACACTGGGTGCCTGCGGAGATTATGGAGACGCAGATGTTGGCCGGTTTCGCTCCGGACAGGTGGTCATCAGCGGTTGTGAACCGCTCTGGTGTCCTCAGGGCGTTCAGCGAGCCGCGGCATCCGGCGCGACGATTTTTTCGCTGGAGCTGGTCCCGCGGATCACGCGTGCACAGAGTATGGATATTCTGTCTTCGATGGCGACAATCGCCGGCTACCGAGCTGTCCTGCTGGCCGCAACCGCCGCGCCGAGAATGTTCCCTCTGATGATGACAGCAGCCGGCACACTAAAGCCGGCCCGGGTCATGGTGATTGGCGCCGGAGTCGCCGGTTTGCAGGCAATCGCATCGGCCAAACGACTGGGGGCTGTCGTGCTTGGCTACGACATACGTCCCGCGGTTCGCGAGCAGGTGGAAAGTCTGGGCGGCAAATTTGTGGAGCTGGATGTCAAGGCAGACGATGCCGAATCGAAAGGCGGCTACGCCAAAGAAATGTCGGACGACTTTTATCGACGGCAGCAGGAAGCATTGAAGAAAGTCATTGCAGAATGTGATGTGGTGATTACCACAGCAGCCATTCCCGGCAGGAAAGCGCCAGTGCTGCTGACAAAAGAGATGGCCGAAGCGATGGCGCCGGGATCTGTGATTGTGGACATCGCGGCAGAACGAGGTGGTAACTGCGAAGTGACGGTGCCGGGACAGACCATTCAGCACAATGGAATTACGGTGATTGGTCCCGTGAATCTGGCCTCCAGTATTCCTGTCCATGCGAGTGAAATGTTCAGCAAGAACATCACCACTTTTCTCACACCGCTGATCAAGTCCGGAGAGCTGAAGATTGATCTGAATGACGAAGTCCTGCGTGAAACACTGGTTGCCAGGGATGGTGAGGTTGTGAATCCACGTGTTCGAAGTTTGCTGGAGCTTCCCGATCTGGCCCCGGTTACTGGTACGACGTGAGAGAGATCGGCCGACTCACTGAGGCTTCCGGGACCGAATCTTCCTGACCCGGTCATTTGGAAGTCACTCACCGCATTCGCGACGTTTGCGGAACCGTTTGTTGGGGAGACAAGGCGGTTGAGCAGGATTTGAGAGCGACTTCCAGAGATTCCTCAGAAGCAATCGCAGGCACCGACGGATCGAATCGGCCTGAATTTCAATCCACAATAGCAATCAAGAGTTTTCAAGAACGACGAAACCATCGGAGTCTGTCCATGACACCACTGATCTTACTTCTTGCCGACGAATCACCAGCCGGGGAACGGGCAGCCGAAATGCTGACTGAGGCAATTGCCGCCGCGCAGAATTCAGGCAGCAGCACCCTGTTGCTGTTGTTGACGATTTTTGTTCTGGCGGTCTTCGTTGGTACGGAAATCATTTCGAAAATCCCTCCCACGTTACACACGCCCCTGATGTCGGGATCGAATGCAATTTCCGGGATCACACTTCTGGGTGCAATTCTGGCCGGCGGGAATGACAGCGGAACACTGGCCACAGTTCTGGGGATGGCGGCTGTGATTCTGGCGACGGTGAATGTCGTTGGAGGTTTCGTGGTGACAAATCGCATGTTGTCGATGTTTAAGTCCCGGAAATAGCAAGAGACTGTTTCACTGACTTCAGAGATTCGTAAAGAAACTGAATTTCCGCAGAAAGACTGATGTGAACACGGCATTGATCGACTTGTGTTATCTGATTTCGGCAGTGATGTTTATCATCGGCCTGAAAGGCATGACTCGCCCCAGAACGGCGGTCCGCGGGAACCTGATCGGGTCGGCAGCAATGCTGCTGGCCGTCATTGCAACCCTCATGCATTATCAGGTGGTGAGCTATGCTGGCCTGATCGTGGGAATGCTGATCGGCAGCGTGATCGGAGTCATTCTGGCGCTGCGAGTTGAAATGACCGCCATGCCGCAGCTGGTGGCGTTGTTCAATGGACTCGGTGGTGGTGCTTCGGTACTGGTCGCCGGGGCATGGCTGGCCGGAAAGGAATTTGCAGGTGATCTTGCAGCAAACAACAGTGTCGCCGACGCTCTGACGGCGACGGGGGCATCAGGCCTGATCGGTGCGGTTACCCTGTCCGGAAGTCTGGTTGCCTTCGCGAAGCTGCAGGAACTGAAGTTCATTCGTGATTTCAATGCCCCCTGGCAAAAGCCGGCAAATTTGTTCCTTGCGGGCGCGTGTATTTTGCTTTGTGCTTTGATGGTGCTGCAGCCAGCGCATGCACAGGCCTACTTCTGGATCATGTCGCTGCTGGCACTGGCGATGGGTGTTTTGCTGGTCGTTTCGATTGGCGGTGCCGACATGCCGGTGGTCATTGCACTCTTGAATTCGTATTCGGGAATTGCTGCTTCGGCGACGGGGTTTGTTCTTCAAAACAACCTGCTGATTATCGCGGGTTCCCTGGTCGGCGCTTCGGGTATTCTGCTGACGCGCATTATGTGTACAGCCATGAATCGGAGCCTTGCCGCCGTACTGTTTGGCACGCTGCAGGCAAAGACAAAATCGAAATCCGATGACGATATTTATGCCAACGTGAAATCGTCTTCGGCCGAAGAAGTGGCCATGATGCTGGAGGTTGCTCAAAAGGTCCTGATCATTCCCGGGTACGGTATGGCTGTGGCTCAGGCCCAGCATGCAGTTCGAGATCTGACCAACCTGTTAACAGCACGCGATATTGATGTTGAATTCGGCATTCATCCGGTCGCCGGTCGAATGCCGGGCCACATGAACGTTCTTCTGGCAGAAGCAGACATTGCCTACGAACGGCTTAAAGAGATGGACGAAGTCAATTCCACGATGGATCAGGTCGACGTCGCGATTGTGCTTGGTGCCAATGACGTCGTGAACCCATTGGCCCGAACAGACCCTGACAGCCCCATTGCCGGAATGCCCGTCATCGATGCCGATCGCGCCAGGACAGTTGTCGTGGTGAAACGAAGTCTGAGTCCCGGATTCGCAGGGATCGCTAACCCATTGTTTGCGATGGACAACTCTCTGATGCTGTTTGCGGACGGCAAGCAGGCCATTGTCGACATCGTGAAAGCGCTGCAGGAAGGCTGACGTTGGATGGCAGACGAATCGTCATTCACAGTACTTGCTATCGACGTGGGAAACACGAGAGCCAAATTCGGTTTGTTCCGTTGCAAAGTTGGTGCAAAGTCTGAATCTGCATCTGAGAAACACGAATTCGGCTCAGCAAACAGGCACTCTGCGGCATCCCCGATAGAGTCAGTGCCGGCAGCGATTGCGATTGTGGCGAGTGTTCTGGAAAAAGCCGTTGCGCCTGGTGAGATGCTCCGTGAATGGACACGCTCCCTGCCCTGCGACTTGCCGAAAATTGCTGTGGTTGCAGGCAGCGAAGTGGACCAGCGAGATCAATTGGTCTCCGATTGGCCGCTTGACCGCTGCCGACCGGTAGTGATCGATCATTTCGGCCAGATTCCCATCGGCGTTGATGTCGAGATGCCGGACCGAGTGGGAATCGATCGATTGCTGGATTGCTGGGCAGCATGGCAGATGACTGGTTGTCGAAACGCAGTCATCGCAGTGGATTCAGGGACCGCAACGACGGTGGATCTGTTGACCAGCGACGGGATTTTTCGCGGGGGAAGCATTCTGCCCGGCTTGCGATTGTCGGCCCACGCAATGCATGACTACACAGCAAGACTGCCTTTGTTGAATACAGATGCAGAACAAATCGAGCTACCCTTGCTGCCCGGCCGCAACACTGAGGATGCCATGAGAGCCGGCTTGTTCATTGGACAACTGGGAGCTGTCAGGGAACTTGTTCAGCGTTTGAACGAAGCCAACTGTCGAATCGGCAGAACGACATCAGGATCGCCCGTCGCAACAGAATTGGCATCAGGACCAGAGACATCAACGCCTCCATCGTTGTTTGTCACGGGAGGCGGAGGGCGACAGCTCGTTCGTCACCTTCCAGGTGCTTTATTCGTGGACAGCCTTGCATTACATGGTCTTGCCATGCTCGCACCGATCGAAGTGTAGCCTCCAAAACACGTTCTCGATGCTGACTGTCCGTTAAGACACCGGGACAGGAAAGCAGGACGACTGGAAACCTTCGTGTTTTAAGGTCTCCTGCTCGAGCCAGCCCCGTTTTTCACTGGCTGCTAAGCTAAGCTATCAACGACATCGGGAGTCTGTCTAACTCCGGCGGTATTCACGTTGAAATCCATTACGAGAGGTCTGGAATCTCATCGTTGAATTTGGGGGGCTCGCCCGGTTTTGAATCCCGATAAAAGTTGGTGAGGTCAATGCCGCCCCGCTGTTCCATTTCGAGAAGCTTTAATCGCTGCTCTATCTTATTCAGTCGGGACTCCAGGAACCCTGGAAGTTTTTCTGTTTCATCGGCACTGCTGGATCGCGGGACAGCCGGATAGCCAAGCTGCCGCTGCAGTGCGGCGAAGAAGTAGAAGGGATCGCGGCCAATATTAGCCTTCGCAATGCGTCCCTCCTGATCCCCAAAAAGATGAACTCGCTCTGTCGCACCATTGTCCGAACGGAATGCCCCCTGCTGAAGTCTGGTGTAGTATGCCGACGCCGCATAAACCATCTCGGATAATTCTCGAGCGCCCAGATCGCGACGCAGATTCATAATCCACGTCTTCCATGGCTCGTCGTAAATGGGGTCCCTGGAGATGGCAAGCAGACCGTCGTTGTAACCCAGTCGATTGCGGGCTACACATTCAAACTGAAAAATAAACATCCCCGCTTTGACTGGATTCTTCGTCCGATACTCCGCTTCGTGTTCCAGAATCTGCAGTGCGATTAATTGTTCGAATCGCGAAACATCATCCTCCGCGCGACTCATAACAAACGCCTGAAACGGGGTGAAGTAGTGGGAAAGCCGAGTCATCGCATCGCTCACCCTCCCGCTGTGAAGAATTTCTGTTCGGAGAAAATCGATCGCCATCGGCAGGCGGGTTGTTGCCAGCAGCTCTTCCTGGATTGTCTGCAGAAACTCCTG containing:
- a CDS encoding 3-oxoacyl-[acyl-carrier-protein] synthase III C-terminal domain-containing protein, yielding MNAEITAAEFCVPGDIQTAEQLATLLKCDVDWLENKMGVATRYTCRPGDDPAFFASIPARRAMEQRGAPDLIIYASATVRQFIPDTSVFVARELGLDGVPCFCVHATCLSFLIALNHASLVIDAGQCSRVLIVCAEMATLSRDIRHQESAALFGDGAAAVMVEPSERKSGPVYYCQKTWPVHAELAQIRGGGLLRHPEFAETTPEDHLFQMDGDNLLRATLPRLKPFLDDFFRDASMTPESVDWLIPHQTSAAGMKVLPRLGIPEDRTIDIFARYGNCVSASLPMALAVAVQGNKIQSGDLVLFLGSAAGLSLGAMLWTW
- a CDS encoding NAD-dependent epimerase/dehydratase family protein; translated protein: MQEELELQETRRTAVQPTHTNTDLIEMAKRSLGSGRRILITGGTGFVGSALAQVLCDAGNDVTITGRSRFRVRSDGRFVAANISNSEEVDELCRDQEIIFHCAAMTSPWGSLHQHRSVNLDGTENVVRACVKHQVQRLVHVSSTAIYFQFRDSDITDESPLPSRFSCAYAQSKAEAERVVEAAIQNGLNAYIVRARAVFGPGDNALLPRLILAAQQGRLRQIGNNLCDLTYIDNLLAGLILAADVRRTVGCCTITNNSPVRLWPLLHEVLAKTTEGYDPSRQIPRWLAMLFARGMEWKHRLLKLRGEPGITRYSVGLLAHQQTFTSAAAGRDLDYQPIVSVEDGIQRTLTSMKQRPLLSGTHSPQVTVRFYSTGYIEFGRHRADRSGSKERTRFHATIALITHPRFGSILFDAGYSPDFFAATQRWPYRLYRWATKVHTDEHWTPKAWLRREGIAPEDLRLILVSHFHGDHICGLNAFPNAEFITLAKTWEMARHRSGFDAVRRGILPDLIPRDFGNRVHTIHELHDPGLGDGQLRTCHDLFRDGSIRLFNLDGHAHGQMGVLLNTEGAKQVFLVADSFWTRTEIQRRLKPTRDFRMIADHYRAALRTRESICDLAQQVPSIQFVCTHCPDFAREQQFDEVLLSVRERPPLMMQINTMEE
- a CDS encoding Re/Si-specific NAD(P)(+) transhydrogenase subunit alpha, which gives rise to MSQTFVAGVPREADPEERRVALVPQSLPALKKLNVDVILQAGAGEAAGFPDALYREKGATIVDDRDAVYSQAGIILQVRTLGACGDYGDADVGRFRSGQVVISGCEPLWCPQGVQRAAASGATIFSLELVPRITRAQSMDILSSMATIAGYRAVLLAATAAPRMFPLMMTAAGTLKPARVMVIGAGVAGLQAIASAKRLGAVVLGYDIRPAVREQVESLGGKFVELDVKADDAESKGGYAKEMSDDFYRRQQEALKKVIAECDVVITTAAIPGRKAPVLLTKEMAEAMAPGSVIVDIAAERGGNCEVTVPGQTIQHNGITVIGPVNLASSIPVHASEMFSKNITTFLTPLIKSGELKIDLNDEVLRETLVARDGEVVNPRVRSLLELPDLAPVTGTT
- a CDS encoding NAD(P) transhydrogenase subunit alpha, which codes for MTPLILLLADESPAGERAAEMLTEAIAAAQNSGSSTLLLLLTIFVLAVFVGTEIISKIPPTLHTPLMSGSNAISGITLLGAILAGGNDSGTLATVLGMAAVILATVNVVGGFVVTNRMLSMFKSRK
- a CDS encoding NAD(P)(+) transhydrogenase (Re/Si-specific) subunit beta; this encodes MNTALIDLCYLISAVMFIIGLKGMTRPRTAVRGNLIGSAAMLLAVIATLMHYQVVSYAGLIVGMLIGSVIGVILALRVEMTAMPQLVALFNGLGGGASVLVAGAWLAGKEFAGDLAANNSVADALTATGASGLIGAVTLSGSLVAFAKLQELKFIRDFNAPWQKPANLFLAGACILLCALMVLQPAHAQAYFWIMSLLALAMGVLLVVSIGGADMPVVIALLNSYSGIAASATGFVLQNNLLIIAGSLVGASGILLTRIMCTAMNRSLAAVLFGTLQAKTKSKSDDDIYANVKSSSAEEVAMMLEVAQKVLIIPGYGMAVAQAQHAVRDLTNLLTARDIDVEFGIHPVAGRMPGHMNVLLAEADIAYERLKEMDEVNSTMDQVDVAIVLGANDVVNPLARTDPDSPIAGMPVIDADRARTVVVVKRSLSPGFAGIANPLFAMDNSLMLFADGKQAIVDIVKALQEG
- a CDS encoding type III pantothenate kinase, whose protein sequence is MADESSFTVLAIDVGNTRAKFGLFRCKVGAKSESASEKHEFGSANRHSAASPIESVPAAIAIVASVLEKAVAPGEMLREWTRSLPCDLPKIAVVAGSEVDQRDQLVSDWPLDRCRPVVIDHFGQIPIGVDVEMPDRVGIDRLLDCWAAWQMTGCRNAVIAVDSGTATTVDLLTSDGIFRGGSILPGLRLSAHAMHDYTARLPLLNTDAEQIELPLLPGRNTEDAMRAGLFIGQLGAVRELVQRLNEANCRIGRTTSGSPVATELASGPETSTPPSLFVTGGGGRQLVRHLPGALFVDSLALHGLAMLAPIEV